Below is a genomic region from Spiroplasma endosymbiont of Dioctria linearis.
AGATAACTATCAATTAAATACGGTATATCTTATTCAACAACAATAAATCTTTGTATAAATTATAAAATATAAGTAACTGAAGCTTTAATTTCAAAAATAGAAAATAAAACAACCATTTCAGTTTTAGACCAAATTGTTTAGAATTAAAAGATAAAGAGTAAGCAAATCTTAATAAAAATATTAAATTATTAGAAATGGAAATGAAGTTATAAAAAAGTAAATTTTATAAAAAGAAAAGTAAATTTATTAATGCTATAAATATTTAAAAAAATAAAAAAGACATTTACAAATTATGACATATCTTTTATTAACTAATTTTATTATACAATATTTTTCAATTTTTAATATCTATATTAAATTTTTTGCATTCTTTTTGAAAGTCATTATAATCAATAAATTTAAAATTATAGTTATTTTTTTTTATTTTTTTTCTTATATTTGAAAGAATTATTCTAAAATAATTTATAGATGTTGGTATACATTTATTTTTAAATTTATAAACCAAAATACTTTGAAAATTACTAATATTAATATTATTTATTTTCAAAAAAATAATAGTTCCCCTAATCTTATTTACCATATTTTCAATAAAACATTCATACTTAGGTATACTAGCCGAAAAACCTTTATAAAAATCATTATTAGAACTACTATCTATAACAGATGAATGTAAATGTTTAAATTCAAACAAAAAGAAATCTTTATTTTTATTTATAGAAATACCATCAACAATTTTTTTATTATATTTTTTTAAAACTGCAAATTTATCTATATTAACTGCTTTTGACTTACATTCTACAACACTGTGATACTCGTCATCTGTATCATGAGTTTCTAAAATATGACAAGTTGTCTTTTTACATATAGTTTCACTATTAGAAATTTTTGTAAAGATATCAATAAAACTATTCATATCTTTTGTACATTTCTGACAAATAATTAGTAATTTCAAAAGAGTCACTAAAATTATTAATTTTAGAGCAAAATTCAGATTCAGATTTTAAATAATTAAAAGATGTTTTTATACCAAATTTTTCTGATTCAAATTCAATAGAATCTACAATAAAAGGGCTATGTGTTGTTAAAATGATTTTACATTTTGTTTCTTTACAAATCAAAAGCAAAATTTTAATAAATTCATTTTGCATATTTGGATGTAAAAAGTTCTCCGCTTCATCTAATATTACAAAAGAGTTTTCTTTAAATATACCAGCTCTTAAAATTTTTATTAATGATTGAAAAGTTAAAATACCCTTAGATACATTTTTTTCATTGATAAATTTACCCTTTTTCTTATAAGATCTGCTTTTTTTATCATATTCATTTTCAAAACCTATTTTATTAAAGATATTCATAATAATTTTCTCAATTTTTTCTTTTTCAGATGCTTCCAAATTATTAATATTCTCTTCTAATTCTTCATCGTTATATCTATAGCGATTAACTAAAGACTCCTTAACTTTTTGATAAAAATCTAATGAATAATTAGTTGAATAATCATTAACAGATACTTCTCTAAATTCCAATGGTCTTAAGAACATATTATTTATAAAATTATTTGCTATCCCTTCACAATAAGTAACATCGTTTATAATTCTATTTTTAATTTCTATTTCTTCTACTTTAATACTATTTTTATTAATTAAAATATCTATTTTATTATTAAATAAATTCATAGAAATTTTTGAAATTTTACTATCATTAAATTTTGACATTATTTCATAATTACTTCCAAAAAGCGATTCTATATAACTTTTAATT
It encodes:
- a CDS encoding AAA family ATPase; the protein is MNLNIENICLFQNKNKLEISDLTLICGMNDSGKSTLNKTIYMMIKIQKEYREYSLQSIIARAVKKLTNYYLDLIESNNISQKFNKIFEKFEKEITDKKFLDKIDYFKFKENIEEDNLISNITKLILESNFIKSNDDSSLSEIYETINLYVEIIDDCLDEIINKSFEERLSFRIIDRINLILRELKWNLKIIKKNNLKMKNIKISFLNERIKSYIESLFGSNYEIMSKFNDSKISKISMNLFNNKIDILINKNSIKVEEIEIKNRIINDVTYCEGIANNFINNMFLRPLEFREVSVNDYSTNYSLDFYQKVKESLVNRYRYNDEELEENINNLEASEKEKIEKIIMNIFNKIGFENEYDKKSRSYKKKGKFINEKNVSKGILTFQSLIKILRAGIFKENSFVILDEAENFLHPNMQNEFIKILLLICKETKCKIILTTHSPFIVDSIEFESEKFGIKTSFNYLKSESEFCSKINNFSDSFEITNYLSEMYKRYE